A region from the Toxotes jaculatrix isolate fToxJac2 chromosome 2, fToxJac2.pri, whole genome shotgun sequence genome encodes:
- the LOC121198665 gene encoding mitochondrial carrier homolog 1-like isoform X2, whose protein sequence is MESPENLSGQAVGGEQDATQTSVDMDTAVLLLGAGVTAVTHPLLYVKLLIQVGHEPLPPTVGTTMFGRRVLYLPGFFSYAQHIVKVDGKRGLFRGLSPRIVSSAISTVVRGKVKQVELLSKRDDLQTSLRKVVKETTHEMIIQCLSRVATHPFHVMSVRCMAQFVGREAKYGGLFSCMIKIFKEEGVSGFYVGLIPHVLGEVLFLWCCNLLAHFINTYAVDESFSQASAVRSYTKFVMGIAISVLTYPFMLVADLMAVNNCGLAAGLPPRSPIFTSWLHCWNHLSHKGHLFRGSSFFFRRVPVTSLPSIED, encoded by the exons ATGGAATCGCCAGAAAACCTGTCCGGTCAGGCGGTCGGTGGTGAGCAGGATGCGACCCAAACCTCTGTGGACATGGACACCGCAGTGCTGCTACTGGGAGCGGGAGTAACAGCCGTCACACATCCACTGTTATATGTGAAGCTGCTAATCCAG GTGGGACATGAACCTCTTCCCCCAACTGTGGGAACAACTATGTTTGGAAGAAGAGTCTTATACTTGCCTGGCTTCTTCTCCTATG CACAGCACATTGTGAAGGTGGATGGAAAGAGGGGGCTCTTCCGTGGCCTCTCACCTCGTATTGTATCCAGTGCCATCTCCACCGTGGTCAGAGGCAAAGTTAAACAG GTGGAGCTTCTGTCTAAGAGAGATGACCTGCAGACTTCACTCAGGAAAGTGGTCAAGGAG aCCACACATGAGATGATCATCCAGTGCCTGTCCAGAGTAGCCACTCATCCTTTCCATG TTATGTCAGTGCGTTGTATGGCCCAGTTTGTCGGCAGAGAGGCTAAGTATGG TGGGCTCTTCAGTTGTATGATCAAGATTTTTAAGGAGGAAGGAGTTTCTGGATTCTATGT tggtcTCATACCCCATGTGCTGGGAGAGGTCCTCTTCCTGTGGTGTTGTAACCTCCTGGCTCACTTTATTAATACCTATGCTGTAGACGAAAGT ttcaGTCAGGCCTCAGCAGTAAGAAGCTACACTAAGTTTGTGATGGGC ATTGCAATAAGTGTTCTGACATATCCGTTCATGCTGGTGGCTGATCTAATGGCAGTCAACAACTGTGG CCTGGCTGCAGGTCTTCCTCCTCGCTCTCCCATCTTTACGTCCTGGCTGCACTGCTGGAATCACCTGAGTCACAAG GGTCACCTCTTCAGAGGATCCAGCTTCTTTTTCCGTCGGGTGCCTGTGACCTCCTTGCCCTCCATCGAGGACTGA
- the LOC121198665 gene encoding mitochondrial carrier homolog 1-like isoform X1 produces the protein MESPENLSGQAVGGEQDATQTSVDMDTAVLLLGAGVTAVTHPLLYVKLLIQVGHEPLPPTVGTTMFGRRVLYLPGFFSYAQHIVKVDGKRGLFRGLSPRIVSSAISTVVRGKVKQQVELLSKRDDLQTSLRKVVKETTHEMIIQCLSRVATHPFHVMSVRCMAQFVGREAKYGGLFSCMIKIFKEEGVSGFYVGLIPHVLGEVLFLWCCNLLAHFINTYAVDESFSQASAVRSYTKFVMGIAISVLTYPFMLVADLMAVNNCGLAAGLPPRSPIFTSWLHCWNHLSHKGHLFRGSSFFFRRVPVTSLPSIED, from the exons ATGGAATCGCCAGAAAACCTGTCCGGTCAGGCGGTCGGTGGTGAGCAGGATGCGACCCAAACCTCTGTGGACATGGACACCGCAGTGCTGCTACTGGGAGCGGGAGTAACAGCCGTCACACATCCACTGTTATATGTGAAGCTGCTAATCCAG GTGGGACATGAACCTCTTCCCCCAACTGTGGGAACAACTATGTTTGGAAGAAGAGTCTTATACTTGCCTGGCTTCTTCTCCTATG CACAGCACATTGTGAAGGTGGATGGAAAGAGGGGGCTCTTCCGTGGCCTCTCACCTCGTATTGTATCCAGTGCCATCTCCACCGTGGTCAGAGGCAAAGTTAAACAG CAGGTGGAGCTTCTGTCTAAGAGAGATGACCTGCAGACTTCACTCAGGAAAGTGGTCAAGGAG aCCACACATGAGATGATCATCCAGTGCCTGTCCAGAGTAGCCACTCATCCTTTCCATG TTATGTCAGTGCGTTGTATGGCCCAGTTTGTCGGCAGAGAGGCTAAGTATGG TGGGCTCTTCAGTTGTATGATCAAGATTTTTAAGGAGGAAGGAGTTTCTGGATTCTATGT tggtcTCATACCCCATGTGCTGGGAGAGGTCCTCTTCCTGTGGTGTTGTAACCTCCTGGCTCACTTTATTAATACCTATGCTGTAGACGAAAGT ttcaGTCAGGCCTCAGCAGTAAGAAGCTACACTAAGTTTGTGATGGGC ATTGCAATAAGTGTTCTGACATATCCGTTCATGCTGGTGGCTGATCTAATGGCAGTCAACAACTGTGG CCTGGCTGCAGGTCTTCCTCCTCGCTCTCCCATCTTTACGTCCTGGCTGCACTGCTGGAATCACCTGAGTCACAAG GGTCACCTCTTCAGAGGATCCAGCTTCTTTTTCCGTCGGGTGCCTGTGACCTCCTTGCCCTCCATCGAGGACTGA